In Capsicum annuum cultivar UCD-10X-F1 chromosome 7, UCD10Xv1.1, whole genome shotgun sequence, one genomic interval encodes:
- the LOC107870127 gene encoding uncharacterized protein LOC107870127 isoform X1, with protein sequence MPSVGGMRRTTRVFGARVLRSGRRLLSPGDGEVKRAKHGDEWIGLLDNVGGGGGGVDATTKCKKNGWVKKDCGPTQEVEQTDIDIDRKAVDELEVPEARVVENVSPDSNVVRRWGAVYTRKRKRGDLIRNNTEEGRVLTEVRRFGKHFVRKKKVRSAYSKDTDNSEDGEVSTDNVIVNTSYGSGYWVSCLLNCILMYLRRSTVSLQQIFGFINSDPLKSVYSLHGVLLLQDQTLTEIKTGACVISGVRCSVPVFSLDFSTVPCCFIYLHASLLLRFVAMSSALVTYAKVAIDEVTVTNDVEIVSCLTPVNNQSGLNVVTSEVCDSKKIEVMNQTVGLPKLAARYLQPRNRNIQKRRSSLRSMRGRHSSFATQNANGVLTSDRLRFRREGLRFSSRASQYELRSSRQKASTPSVKELKSALAALTQDIDAMSCSANIMVIEPDRCYREEGAVITMELSAAKQWILAVKIGGVRRFDLTAEKVMRPCSSNRVTHDIIWVGDSGWKLEFPDRQDWMIFKELYKECSDRNAQPPAVSIIPVPGVREVSGYAESNPPKFARPVSYITVKHDELARALARKTANYDMDCDDEEWLRSFNDQSSLENNHLSVESFELLIDTFEKGFYCNPDDYSEEKAAISSCLNKEKKEFVEAVYSYWFKKRNQSRSSLIKIFQCYQPRRTQVILKSVFRKKRSFKRQGSQAGRGKQRPFLQAVVTEKDALQQQKAVLKVKEAKAAASKSEDLAVRMRQKAQQLMENADLATYKAMMALRIAEAAKIAKSTEAVAPFFVG encoded by the exons ATGCCTTCAGTGGGTGGGATGAGAAGGACTACAAGGGTATTTGGGGCAAGGGTTTTGAGGTCAGGAAGGAGGTTGCTGAGTCCAGGTGATGGTGAGGTTAAGCGGGCGAAACATGGTGATGAGTGGATTGGACTTCTTGACAAtgtaggtggtggtggtggtggtgttgatgCTACCACTAAGTGTAAGAAAAACGGGTGGGTTAAGAAGGATTGTGGTCCGACGCAAGAAGTTGAACAAACGGATATTGATATAGATAGGAAGGCTGTGGATGAACTGGAGGTACCGGAGGCACGTGTGGTGGAGAACGTTAGTCCCGATAGTAATGTAGTTCGGAGGTGGGGAGCTGTATATACGAGGAAGAGGAAAAGGGGGGACTTGATAAGGAACAATACCGAGGAAGGTCGTGTGTTAACAGAGGTTAGGAGGTTTGGCAAGCACTTTGTAAGGAAGAAAAAAGTTAGATCAGCTTATTCTAAGGATACGGATAATTCTGAAGATGGCGAAGTTTCAACTGATAATGTTATTGTAAATACATCATATGGAAGTGGTTATTGGGTTTCCTGCcttttgaattgtattttaaTGTACTTAAGGAGGTCGACTGTTAGCTTGCAGCAAATCTTTGGATTCATCAACTCAGACCCCCTGAAAAGCGTTTATTCGCTGCACGGAGTCCTCCTCCTTCAG GATCAGACTCTCACCGAAATCAAAACTGGAGCTTGTGTTATCTCTGGCGTCAGGTGTTCAGTTCCTGTTTTTTCTCTGGACTTTTCTACAGTCCCCTGTTGCTTTATATATCTGCACGCAAGCTTGCTTCTCAGATTTGTTGCCATGTCCTCTGCTTTAGTCACGTATGCTAAAGTTGCCATTGATGAAGTTACGGTGACTAATGACGTGGAGATTGTATCTTGCCTCACCCCTGTGAATAATCAGTCTGGATTGAATGTAGTAACATCTGAAGTATGTGATTCCAAAAAGATTGAAGTGATGAACCAAACTGTTGGTCTTCCTAAATTAGCTGCCCGATACTTGCAGCCAAGGAATCGGAATATCCAGAAGAGGAGAAGCTCATTGAGGTCAATGAGAGGCAGACATTCTTCCTTTGCCACACAGAATGCCAATGGTGTTTTGACTTCTGACAGGTTGAGATTCAGACGCGAGGGCCTTCGATTTTCCTCTCGGGCATCTCAGTATGAGCTTAGGAGTTCACGACAGAAGGCTTCTACACCAAGTGTCAAAGAACTAAAGTCTGCTTTGGCGGCATTAACACAGGATATAGATGCAATGAGCTGTTCGGCAAACATAATGGTTATTGAACCTGACAGGTGTTACAGGGAAGAAGGCGCCGTTATTACTATGGAACTTTCTGCTGCAAAACAATGGATTCTAGCAGTGAAGATAGGTGGTGTAAGGAGATTTGATCTTACTGCTGAAAAAGTTATGAGACCATGTAGCTCCAACCGTGTAACTCATGACATAATATGGGTTGGGGATAGTGGTTGGAAGCTAGAGTTTCCAGATAGGCAAGACTGGATGATTTTCAAGGAACTTTACAAAGAATGTTCTGATCGCAATGCACAGCCCCCTGCGGTGAGCATCATTCCTGTTCCTGGTGTACGTGAAGTATCAGGCTATGCTGAGAGCAATCCTCCCAAGTTTGCCCGTCCAGTTTCATACATCACCGTTAAACATGATGAACTAGCAAGGGCATTAGCAAGGAAGACAGCTAACTATGACATGGATTGTGATGATGAGGAGTGGCTGAGGAGCTTTAATGATCAGTCTAGTCTGGAAAATAATCACCTTTCAGTTGAGAGCTTTGAGTTGCTGATTGATACTTTTGAGAAAGGCTTCTATTGTAATCCAGATGATTACTCTGAGGAGAAAGCTGCTATTAGTAGTTGCCtgaataaggaaaaaaaagagtttgtAGAGGCTGTGTATAGTTATTGGTTCAAAAAGAGGAATCAAAGCCGGTCTTCCCTGATTAAAATTTTCCAG TGTTACCAGCCAAGAAGAACTCAAGTGATCCTAAAGTCTGTTTTCCGGAAGAAGAGGTCTTTCAAACGGCAAGGAAGCCAAGCTGGAAGAGGCAAACAGCGGCCTTTCCTACAAG CAGTTGTTACTGAGAAAGATGCTTTACAGCAACAGAAGGCGGTACTGAAGGTGAAAGAAGCAAAAGCTGCTGCAAGCAAGTCGGAGGATTTGGCAGTTAGGATGAGACAGAAGGCGCAGCAGCTGATGGAGAACGCTGATCTAGCAACTTACAAAGCAATGATGGCACTTAGGATAGCTGAAGCAGCTAAGATTGCTAAGTCTACAGAAGCTGTTGCGCCCTTTTTCGTAGGTTAG
- the LOC107870127 gene encoding uncharacterized protein LOC107870127 isoform X2 has protein sequence MPSVGGMRRTTRVFGARVLRSGRRLLSPGDGEVKRAKHGDEWIGLLDNVGGGGGGVDATTKCKKNGWVKKDCGPTQEVEQTDIDIDRKAVDELEVPEARVVENVSPDSNVVRRWGAVYTRKRKRGDLIRNNTEEGRVLTEVRRFGKHFVRKKKVRSAYSKDTDNSEDGEVSTDNVIVNTSYGSGYWVSCLLNCILMYLRRSTVSLQQIFGFINSDPLKSVYSLHGVLLLQDQTLTEIKTGACVISGVRCSVPVFSLDFSTVPCCFIYLHASLLLRFVAMSSALVTYAKVAIDEVTVTNDVEIVSCLTPVNNQSGLNVVTSEVCDSKKIEVMNQTVGLPKLAARYLQPRNRNIQKRRSSLRSMRGRHSSFATQNANGVLTSDRLRFRREGLRFSSRASQYELRSSRQKASTPSVKELKSALAALTQDIDAMSCSANIMVIEPDRCYREEGAVITMELSAAKQWILAVKIGGVRRFDLTAEKVMRPCSSNRVTHDIIWVGDSGWKLEFPDRQDWMIFKELYKECSDRNAQPPAVSIIPVPGVREVSGYAESNPPKFARPVSYITVKHDELARALARKTANYDMDCDDEEWLRSFNDQSSLENNHLSVESFELLIDTFEKGFYCNPDDYSEEKAAISSCLNKEKKEFVEAVYSYWFKKRNQSRSSLIKIFQCYQPRRTQVILKSVFRKKRSFKRQGSQAGRGKQRPFLQVVTEKDALQQQKAVLKVKEAKAAASKSEDLAVRMRQKAQQLMENADLATYKAMMALRIAEAAKIAKSTEAVAPFFVG, from the exons ATGCCTTCAGTGGGTGGGATGAGAAGGACTACAAGGGTATTTGGGGCAAGGGTTTTGAGGTCAGGAAGGAGGTTGCTGAGTCCAGGTGATGGTGAGGTTAAGCGGGCGAAACATGGTGATGAGTGGATTGGACTTCTTGACAAtgtaggtggtggtggtggtggtgttgatgCTACCACTAAGTGTAAGAAAAACGGGTGGGTTAAGAAGGATTGTGGTCCGACGCAAGAAGTTGAACAAACGGATATTGATATAGATAGGAAGGCTGTGGATGAACTGGAGGTACCGGAGGCACGTGTGGTGGAGAACGTTAGTCCCGATAGTAATGTAGTTCGGAGGTGGGGAGCTGTATATACGAGGAAGAGGAAAAGGGGGGACTTGATAAGGAACAATACCGAGGAAGGTCGTGTGTTAACAGAGGTTAGGAGGTTTGGCAAGCACTTTGTAAGGAAGAAAAAAGTTAGATCAGCTTATTCTAAGGATACGGATAATTCTGAAGATGGCGAAGTTTCAACTGATAATGTTATTGTAAATACATCATATGGAAGTGGTTATTGGGTTTCCTGCcttttgaattgtattttaaTGTACTTAAGGAGGTCGACTGTTAGCTTGCAGCAAATCTTTGGATTCATCAACTCAGACCCCCTGAAAAGCGTTTATTCGCTGCACGGAGTCCTCCTCCTTCAG GATCAGACTCTCACCGAAATCAAAACTGGAGCTTGTGTTATCTCTGGCGTCAGGTGTTCAGTTCCTGTTTTTTCTCTGGACTTTTCTACAGTCCCCTGTTGCTTTATATATCTGCACGCAAGCTTGCTTCTCAGATTTGTTGCCATGTCCTCTGCTTTAGTCACGTATGCTAAAGTTGCCATTGATGAAGTTACGGTGACTAATGACGTGGAGATTGTATCTTGCCTCACCCCTGTGAATAATCAGTCTGGATTGAATGTAGTAACATCTGAAGTATGTGATTCCAAAAAGATTGAAGTGATGAACCAAACTGTTGGTCTTCCTAAATTAGCTGCCCGATACTTGCAGCCAAGGAATCGGAATATCCAGAAGAGGAGAAGCTCATTGAGGTCAATGAGAGGCAGACATTCTTCCTTTGCCACACAGAATGCCAATGGTGTTTTGACTTCTGACAGGTTGAGATTCAGACGCGAGGGCCTTCGATTTTCCTCTCGGGCATCTCAGTATGAGCTTAGGAGTTCACGACAGAAGGCTTCTACACCAAGTGTCAAAGAACTAAAGTCTGCTTTGGCGGCATTAACACAGGATATAGATGCAATGAGCTGTTCGGCAAACATAATGGTTATTGAACCTGACAGGTGTTACAGGGAAGAAGGCGCCGTTATTACTATGGAACTTTCTGCTGCAAAACAATGGATTCTAGCAGTGAAGATAGGTGGTGTAAGGAGATTTGATCTTACTGCTGAAAAAGTTATGAGACCATGTAGCTCCAACCGTGTAACTCATGACATAATATGGGTTGGGGATAGTGGTTGGAAGCTAGAGTTTCCAGATAGGCAAGACTGGATGATTTTCAAGGAACTTTACAAAGAATGTTCTGATCGCAATGCACAGCCCCCTGCGGTGAGCATCATTCCTGTTCCTGGTGTACGTGAAGTATCAGGCTATGCTGAGAGCAATCCTCCCAAGTTTGCCCGTCCAGTTTCATACATCACCGTTAAACATGATGAACTAGCAAGGGCATTAGCAAGGAAGACAGCTAACTATGACATGGATTGTGATGATGAGGAGTGGCTGAGGAGCTTTAATGATCAGTCTAGTCTGGAAAATAATCACCTTTCAGTTGAGAGCTTTGAGTTGCTGATTGATACTTTTGAGAAAGGCTTCTATTGTAATCCAGATGATTACTCTGAGGAGAAAGCTGCTATTAGTAGTTGCCtgaataaggaaaaaaaagagtttgtAGAGGCTGTGTATAGTTATTGGTTCAAAAAGAGGAATCAAAGCCGGTCTTCCCTGATTAAAATTTTCCAG TGTTACCAGCCAAGAAGAACTCAAGTGATCCTAAAGTCTGTTTTCCGGAAGAAGAGGTCTTTCAAACGGCAAGGAAGCCAAGCTGGAAGAGGCAAACAGCGGCCTTTCCTACAAG TTGTTACTGAGAAAGATGCTTTACAGCAACAGAAGGCGGTACTGAAGGTGAAAGAAGCAAAAGCTGCTGCAAGCAAGTCGGAGGATTTGGCAGTTAGGATGAGACAGAAGGCGCAGCAGCTGATGGAGAACGCTGATCTAGCAACTTACAAAGCAATGATGGCACTTAGGATAGCTGAAGCAGCTAAGATTGCTAAGTCTACAGAAGCTGTTGCGCCCTTTTTCGTAGGTTAG